Proteins encoded together in one Anopheles darlingi chromosome 3, idAnoDarlMG_H_01, whole genome shotgun sequence window:
- the LOC125957360 gene encoding tumor susceptibility gene 101 protein, producing MHKVDEAALSRMLSTYWDPTTTKKDVINVLRLYHGLQHRVEEYVFNDGSTKMLLNLHGTIPVKFKGNTYNIPICIWLMDTHPKNAPICYVKPTPDMRIKVSSFVDFNGKIYLPYLHEWNPKNADLLDLIQIMSVTFGDVPPVYSKGPDTYPKQQPYMPPMPPTTSTSYMQPYPSQSGFPPYPVPGAGPGYNGYGQPPGPQGPAPGVPGQGYLPYGAGGGGAGGMPAYPPVPGSISSTPAMGTGTITEEHIRASLISAVEDKLKRRVHEKVNQCQAEIQTLKRTQMELNEGQTKIQDIMTRLQRDEQELTKSITVLKDKEKELERALESIEQVDTIDVDEAVTTTAPLYKQLLNAYAEEAAIEDATYFIGEALRSGVIDLEVFLKQIRQLSRKQFMLRALMQKCRQKAGLSV from the exons ATGCACAAAGTGGACGAGGCCGCCTTATCCCGGATGCTTTCCACG TACTGGGACCCAACGACTACGAAAAAGGACGTGATAAACGTACTTCGCTTGTACCATGGACTGCAGCATCGAGTGGAAGAGTACG TGTTCAACGACGGCAGCACGAAAATGCTGCTCAATCTTCACGGGACGATTCCGGTGAAGTTCAAGGGCAACACGTACAACATCCCGATCTGCATCTGGCTGATGGACACGCACCCAAAGAATGCCCCGATCTGCTACGTGAAACCAACGCCCGATATGCGAATTAAGGTTTCCTCATTCGTTGATTTCAACGGGAAAATCTATCTGCCATATCTGCACGAGTGGAATCCG AAAAATGCCGATCTATTGGATTTGATCCAAATCATGAGTGTAACGTTCGGAGATGTACCCCCCGTTTATTCCAAGGGACCAGACACGTACCCGAAAC AACAACCGTATATGCCACCGATGCCACCTACCACTAGCACCTCATACATGCAACCATATCCGTCGCAATCCGGGTTCCCACCCTATCCAGTACCGGGAGCAGGTCCAGGATATAATGGTTATGGGCAACCGCCCGGACCTCAGGGGCCGGCGCCTGGAGTACCAGGGCAAGGATATCTACCATACGGagcaggtggtggcggtgctggcggaATGCCTGCTTACCCACCCGTTCCGGGCTCTATATCGTCGACACCAGCTATG GGAACGGGGACCATCACCGAGGAACATATCCGGGCATCATTAATCAGTGCCGTGGAGGATAAATTGAAGCGACGCGTGCACGAAAAAGTCAACCAGTGTCAGGCCGAAATACAAACCCTGAAGCGGACGCAGATGGAGCTGAATGAGGGACAGACCAAGATTCAGGACATCATGACGCGGCTGCAGCGTGACGAGCAGGAACTCACGAAGAGCATCACGGTGCTGAAGGATAAGGAGAAGGAGCTGGAACGGGCCCTCGAATCGATTGAACAGGTGGACacgatcgatgtcgatgaagcAGTTACCACTACGGCTCCACTTTACAAACA ATTGCTGAATGCCTATGCCGAGGAAGCGGCCATCGAGGATGCGACGTATTTCATTGGAGAAGCTCTGCGAAGCGGAGTGATCGATTTGGAAGTGTTTCTCAAACAAATTCGGCAGTTGTCCCGCAAGCAGTTTATGCTACGTGCGTTGATGCAAAAATGCCGACAAAAGGCGGGTCTAAGTGTCTAG
- the LOC125957362 gene encoding transmembrane protein 258 translates to MDSMVRYVSPVNPAVFPHLASVLLLFGTFFTAWFFVFEVSRPKQPSKESVIFKELLISLFASLFLGFGVLFLLLSVGLYV, encoded by the coding sequence ATGGATTCGATGGTGCGGTACGTGTCGCCGGTAAACCCGGCCGTCTTTCCTCATCTGGccagtgtgctgctgctgttcggaaCCTTCTTCACGGCCTGGTTCTTCGTGTTTGAGGTCTCGCGCCCCAAACAGCCTTCCAAGGAGAGCGTCATCTTCAAGGAGCTGCTGATCAGCCTGTTTGCCTCGttgtttttgggtttcggTGTCCTGTTTCTGCTCCTCTCCGTTGGCTTGTACGTGTAA
- the LOC125957359 gene encoding NF-kappa-B essential modulator-like gives MSLSVQATLPTQPPSMEEESFIILGSSPTPSMETISMSAATGPPSVASQQMASPPPSLKRSGLVSKLETSTQLDSTTYSLLTTNGGGQREEQQQTTKSMMSDSSCSMFVASVESQPNSLRSIENKENCVPRDGPRAFELGPSPTASFVLGETRSLLLQQFPSLAQASMSAEEMRLLQKLSSEHGQLKESLQRANVAMRKNFASIQQLQDETKTRRCQLESRIDEQQQQIDQQNAEIGRLKDALAAAESLAAEREKEKEAIRSELQAELEEIRRVREMEQKEAQQEVDELCKLASERQAVIQNLATKIENLELQIKGFVVVNTNKPEPGDGTAKFVPIETHQQQVKALERKMSVEVAKNLEFEDMRKLYVDEITCLKANVQAAEKVYTASRVDMQKLYDELKERDTTIEQLRADVRTATDQIIVLGAQSEIYQKDFEAERTAREELASEKSRILAEFEVVQRQNTELTAQLNAKEQTPTAETAARMVQLATEAANPKRRGEPSPPAEGGNEPLSLLRCPLCLKGFRDFGTLQNHASDCMGTE, from the exons ATGTCGCTGTCCGTGCAAGCGACCCTTCCAACACAGCCTCCCTCGATGGAGGAGGAATCCTTTATCATACTCGGCAGCTCGCCGACTCCGTCGatggaaaccatttccatgtCCGCGGCCACCGGTCCACCCTCCGTGGCTAGCCAGCAGATGGCTTCACCACCGCCGTCTCTGAAACGCAGTGGTCTGGTATCGAAACTCGAAACATCGACCCAGCTGGATTCAACAACCTACAGCCTGCTAACGACAAACGGCGGTGGCCAACgggaagagcaacagcagactACGAAATCGATGATGAGTGATTCATCCTGCTCGATGTTTGTTGCGTCAGTCGAATCCCAGCCAAACAGCTTGCGGTCGATTGAAAATAAGGAAAACTGTGTCCCGCGAGATGGTCCTCGTGCGTTCGAGTTGGGACCATCACCGACGGCCTCGTTTGTGCTGGGCGAGACGcgttccctgctgctgcagcagttccCCAGCCTTGCCCAGGCTTCCATGTCGGCGGAAGAGATGCGGCTGCTCCAGAAACTGTCCAGCGAGCATGGCCAACTGAAGGAGAGCCTTCAGCGGGCTAACGTTGCGATGCGCAAAAACTTCGCCTCTATTCAGCAGCTACAGGATGAGACAAAAACACGTCGTTGCCAGCTGGAGAGCCGcatcgatgagcagcagcaacagatcgaCCAGCAGAACGCGGAAATTGGCCGGCTGAAGGATGCACTCGCTGCCGCCGAATCCTTGGCCGCAGAgcgggagaaggagaaggaagccaTCCGGTCGGAGCTGCAGGCAGAGCTGGAAGAGATTAGGCGCGTTCGTGAGATGGAGCAAAAGGAGGCCCAGCAGGAGGTGGATGAACTTTGCAAATTGGCATCCGAACGGCAAGCCGTGATCCAGAATTTGGCCACCAAAATCGAGAATCTGGAGCTGCAGATCAAGGGTTTCGTCGTGgtgaacacaaacaaaccggaaccgggcgaTGGTACCGCTAAGTTCGTACCGATCgaaacgcaccagcagcaggtgaaggCATTGGAACGGAAAATGTCCGTCGAGGTGGCGAAGAATCTTGAATTTGAAGACATG AGAAAGCTGTACGTCGATGAAATTACCTGCTTGAAGGCCAACGTGCAAGCAGCGGAAAAGGTGTACACGGCATCTCGTGTCGACATGCAAAAGCTGTACGATGAACTGAAGGAACGGGACACGACGATCGAACAGCTGCGTGCCGACGTACGGACCGCCACCGATCAGATCATAGTCCTGGGGGCCCAGTCGGAGATTTATCAAAAAGATTTTGAAGCCGAACGGACGGCTCGTGAGGAGCTGGCGAGCGAAAAGAGTCGCATTCTGGCAGAATTCGAAGTGGTTCAGCGTCAAAATACGGAACTAACGGCACAGCTGAA CGCAAAGGAACAGACACCGACGGCCGAAACGGCTGCACGGATGGTGCAGCTAGCGACCGAGGCTGCTAATCCGAAACGCCGTGGTGAACCGTCACCTCCGGCGGAAGGAGGAAATGAACCGCTCAGTTTACTGCGCTGTCCCCTGTGCCTGAAGGGTTTCCGTGATTTCGGAACGCTGCAGAACCATGCGTCGGACTGTATGGGCACCGAGTAG
- the LOC125955511 gene encoding uncharacterized protein LOC125955511 has protein sequence MTTLANTRRCLALPRGPVLTAGAFVGEHQPTDPDFLQWFVISANEAVRTELPTGSGDGSCVPIELAHFIGDVSARALVMGTKCSKGYDACSKGHCEVQIEDRVAYFPLQEGPERAKECFAELPTKRKFVCRPSPVRGLTPFHPVKDIIACDLAHALYGSIMPRIMNLAKGKNGILRQVKALCRCLPAEAPGQIRQVALATITRKDFG, from the exons ATGACTACGCTGGCTA ACACTCGCCGCTGTCTCGCGCTGCCACGGGGGCCAGTGCTCACGGCTGGCGCCTTTGTCGGCGAGCATCAACCGACAGATCCAGACTTTCTGCAGTGGTTCGTGATAAGCGCGAACGAAGCGGTCCGGACCGAGCTGCCGACCGGGAGCGGCGACGGATCGTGCGTCCCCATTGAACTGGCGCACTTCATCGGGGATGTATCTGCACGTGCCCTGGTGATGG GAACTAAGTGTAGCAAAGGGTACGATGCTTGCTCGAAAGGGCATTGCGAAGTACAAATCGAAGACCGTGTCGCATACTTCCCTCTACAAGAAGGTCCGGAACGGGCGAAGGAGTGCTTTGCCGAGCTTCCGACAAAGCGGAAATTCGTCTGCAGGCCGTCGCCGGTCCGTGGATTAACGCCGTTCCATCCGGTCAAGGACATTATAGCGTGTGACTTGGCGCACGCGCTATATGGAAGCATAATGCCTCGCATTATGAACTTGGCAAAGGGCAAGAACGGGATTTTACGCCAAGTTAAGGCCCTGTGTCGTTGCCTGCCGGCCGAGGCACCGGGACAGATACGACAAGTCGCGCTAGCAACCATCACTCGGAAAGA CTTTGGTTAG
- the LOC125958246 gene encoding differentially expressed in FDCP 8 homolog encodes MQSTVQNLREGLWNLPSTVNSLLIAASAASPQPLPADTPDVVPKPVSDRDGNNNDGNDVDEDEDHEGDDVCGDDGEEESAPEDDLPAVVGHQAARARAKIVEDECNSELMTSSVLSSSRHTSSNENADPDDDDLEAGSIPAEDNVAGSGEMMPYALVREQWQAMLLGQEVGLGEISQAIESCKALIHTTDSLDENERKWLVRYLIELRYRRRELLDVDWDPEAVLEETKIILGHHFVRRRKHPQRKQRHLYCDHCSGVIWNVLQSSYVCSDCSFAVHGKCVEKVLRICAHVVTTEHSGPIECICPEIGLAFQRYTCAECAVQLSYHVSTPVGCFGLEFKAEKLNAIEPRLCDYTGLYYCPACHWNDMSIIPARIMNNWDFVPRKVCRASRQQIALLRSRPVIRLEDKNPRLFTFIPALAEAKRMRIQFGAMKKYLTVCRLADEERLVERQFGERRHLMQSTDLYSVSDLVGIENGSLLGYLRTVYAAFEQHIRNCLICSGKAFICELCNNDAVLFPFDACAISCARCNTVSHRDCFLRKGKRCAKCARLRKRALQTLQEQLDIENGN; translated from the exons ATGCAGAGCACCGTGCAGAATCTGCGCGAAGGATTGTGGAACCTACCGAGTACGGTGAACAGTTTGCTGATTGCAGCATCGGCTGCATCACCACAACCGCTACCAGCCGACACGCCTGATGTCGTACCAAAACCGGTGTCCGATCGAGATGGTAATAataacgacggcaacgacgtcgatgaggatgaggatcaCGAAGGAGATGATGtctgtggtgatgatggtgaggaggaGAGTGCTCCGGAAGATGATTTACCGGCAGTAGTCGGGCACCAGGCAGCAAGGGCACGTGCCAAGATAGTGGAAGATGAATGCAACAGTGAGCTAATGACCAGCTCCGTGCTGAGTTCTTCGCGTCATACAAGCTCCAACGAAAATGCGGAtccggatgacgatgatctgGAGGCCGGCTCAATACCGGCAGAGGATAATGTGGCCGGTTCCGGCGAAATGATGCCGTACGCTCTGGTTCGTGAGCAGTGGCAAGCCATGCTGCTCGGCCAGGAAGTGGGCTTGGGCGAGATCAGTCAGGCGATTGAAAGCTGTAAGGCTCTCATTCATACCACCGATTCGCTGGACGAGAACGAACGCAAGTGGTTGGTGCGTTATCTGATTGAGCTGCGCTACCGACGCCGGGAACTGCTAGACGTCGATTGGGATCCGGAGGCGGTACTCGAGGAAACGAAAATCATACTTGGGCACCATTTCGTGCGTCGGCGCAAGCATCCACAACGCAAGCAGCGGCACCTATACTGTGACCACTGTTCCGGCGTTATCTGGAACGTCCTACAGTCCTCGTACGTTTGTAGCG ACTGCTCTTTTGCCGTTCACGGTAAGTGCGTCGAAAAGGTGCTGCGCATCTGTGCGCACGTTGTGACAACCGAACACAGTGGCCCGATCGAGTGTATCTGTCCCGAGATTGGTCTAGCCTTTCAACGGTACACCTGCGCCGAGTGTGCTGTTCAGCTTAGCTATC ATGTCTCAACGCCAGTTGGATGCTTCGGACTGGAATTTAAAGCAG AGAAGCTTAACGCAATCGAACCTCGACTTTGCGATTACACCGGACTCTACTACTGTCCGGCGTGCCACTGGAACGATATGAGCATAATCCCGGCCCGTATCATGAACAATTGGGACTTTGTGCCGCGTAAGGTGTGCCGAGCGTCACGGCAGCAGATTGCTCTGCTACGGTCACGTCCAGTCATACGGCTCGAAGACAAAAACCCACGCCTTTTCACCTTCATTCCGGCCCTGGCCGAAGCGAAACGGATGCGGATTCAGTTTGGGGCCATGAAAAAATACCTTACAGTTTGTCGGTTGGCCGACGAGGAGAGGCTGGTGGAGCGGCAATTCGGTGAACGCCGGCATCTCATGCAATCGACGGACCTGTACAGTGTGTCCGATCTAGTGGGCATCGAGAATGGGTCGTTGCTTGGATACCTGCGCACAGTGTATGCCGCATTCGAGCAACATATTCGAAACTGTTTG ATATGTTCCGGTAAGGCGTTCATCTGCGAGCTGTGCAACAACGATGCCGTACTGTTTCCCTTCGACGCCTGTGCCATAAGCTGCGCCCGCTGTAACACCGTTAGCCATCGCGACTGCTTTTTGCGCAAAGGCAAAAGGTGTGCCAAGTGTGCCAGGCTGCGCAAGCGAGCTCTTCAGACGCTACAGGAACAGCTGGATATCGAGAATGGAAActag